The following nucleotide sequence is from Citrus sinensis cultivar Valencia sweet orange chromosome 6, DVS_A1.0, whole genome shotgun sequence.
ttATTTATCTGGTGACTCGGTAGAAATATGATTCTGCATGGTCATTTCCTTTGAGGGACACTTGAGTTATGATTGTTACTCTCATCTTGGAAAGCTGTAAAATTGTGTAAAGATACAGTTATCTGACACATCTTGTTATCAGGGTCCCTCAATAGGTGATGTTGATGGGGATGGCCATTCTGATGTTGTGGTTCCAACACTATCGGGGAACATTTACGTTCTTAGTGGCAAGGATGGCAGTAAAGTCCGTCCTTATCCTTATAGAACTCATGGAAGGGTGATGAATCAAGTTCTTCTTGTTGATTTAACTAAACGCGGGGAGAAAAGCAAGGGACTCACAATTGTTACAACATCTTTTGATGGCTATTTGTACCTTATAGATGGCCCAACATCATGTGCTGATGTAGTCGACATTGGCGAAACTTCGTAAGTATTATCTTGTTCAGTGCCATAAATCTTTTTTCCCCAGCCTCCAAACACATctactctcttcttcttccaaAATTTGACTTAAATGTGAGTCTCCTCATGACAGATATAGCATGGTCTTAGCTGACAATGTTGACGGTGGAGATGATCTTGATCTTATTGTTACCACAATGAACGGCAATGTTTTTTGCTTCTCAACTCCTGCTCCACACCATCCCCTCAAGGCAGGATAAATTTGAACCTTGGTTTGTAGAATATTCATTATAGATTTATCGAGCAatctatatattatttgcatgTTATTGTTTCCAGGCATGGAGATCAATTAACCAAGGAAGAAACAATGTTGCAATCCGTTACAACCGTGCAGGAATCTATGTCACACATCCATCAAGAGCTTTCCGTGATGAGGAAGGCAGAAACTTCTGGGTGGAGATTGAGATTGTAGATGAATATAGATTCCCATCTGGGTCCCAAGCTCCATATAATGTCACTGTAAGTTGCTTTTAGAGTTTTAGTCCATCAAACTGTTGTTTCCCACAGCTATTCAGATCCTAAGTCCAGATTTCAATCTCCTGAAagcaattttaatattttgttcaaACTTGCAGACAACATTGTTGGTCCCCGGCAATTACCAAGGTGAGAGGAGGATTAAGCAAAGCCAAATCTTTGCACGTCGTGGAAAATATAGAATCAAATTGCCGACAGTCGGGGTAAGGACGACAGGGACTGTTTTGGTGGAGATGGTTGACAAGAACGGACTTTATTTCTCAGACGAATTCTCGCTTACATTCCATATGTATTACTATAAACTACTAAAGTGGCTCCTAGTCCTCCCGATGCTCGGGATGTTTGGTGTGCTTGTCATCCTTCGTCCACAGGAAGCCATGCCTTTGCCATCATTTTCACGGAACACAGACCTGTGATGAGATCATCCTGTATTAGACCTGACATGCCAATGCTGTCAAGACCTGAACCGATATTTCCACCTTAATGAAGGTTAGATTGAGGTACCAACGGATTGAAAATCAGATCCTCTAGTGACATTTTCTCCGGAAAAGCAATCGTGTGATAGACTGTCTAGGAAGCACTGGCTCAATAGGATTGATTTTTGGACCAAGAAAGTCGGGACTTGTAACATAGATAAATTTGAGTCCTCTAAATTCATTTCATAGTTTCAGTGATTGTCAAAAGaggaaatatatatttttgtcaattatTAGAAAGCCATTAAACATGTCTCCCACAGGGCCAATACTTTTACAAACTTTGCTTTTCCAGTGTCTTTTTCTCTCTACGCAATATTTATTGGTAATGATACTTGCAGCTTTTCTCAGAAACTGTAACTGattttcatctttctttcttgGTTGTTCGGAGTTATTGCTAGAAACGAACCTTTTATTATGAGAACCCTTAAACCCTTTGTAATTGTGATTGGAAATTGGAATCCTAACGCATCCtggataaatttaattcaggTTTCTGTTTCATGAGCTTAAATGCTCTCTGCTATGTTTGATAGTTTTATGTCACCTGCTCTTATGTCACATGCTGCTTTTCCAAAGTAAAACGTCAAATATAACAATGCCGAACGTCAACGTTATTATCTTTTATAGCTTAGTGACATAGTTTTGGGCAATCAATTCGTGAAAAATGCAACTACTACTTTTCAAGGTGGGATCCGACAAATAACTTGCCAGAAAAACAACGTTCATGGGCATTCATCAGTTTCAGAAACTTCTCTGGGAAAactcatttcaaaatttggcCGCAAACTTctaattacaaagaaaatacttACCAGTCCATCAAGACCAAAGTTCATACTAATGGAACAACTAACAGAGAGAGATTCATGTTTCTTGGGGGTAAAAAAAGTTGTAGTCTCTATGTAATTCTCACTAAACTGACAATAAAGAGCTTTTGTGCCTCTAAATCAGCATATGAATTATACCTTGCCCAAGAACCATTCACATTTCTTCACCCAAAAGGCATTCTTAAAATGCAACCAAATGTTATACTATGACTTCAACTTGGTAGGAGCTGCTATGAATTACTGCAACAGCGGACAAAATTCAAGTGTGCCACAAAAGTCTGAATGCTTACACCACTAACCCTGACAAAATCACCATGTACACTCAAGTGTCTACAACCGCCAATCtggaatatttttctttagttgaTACTTGATAGCATAACACCAATCAGACACTCAATAGCAAGAATCCTTGTAGATAGTCTCCAAATTTTCAGGCCTAAACAGCCTTGCTTAAGTAGCAGTTTAAGTCTTGAGGTGCTGCAAATCATAGAACATTGTTCTATCTAGACCATACAGAATGGCAAAAGCAAATTTGTATTTCCTGATGCTATAGCAAGGAATATGCTTTGTTGAAAAGAGGTGAGTGCACTAGATATATTCCCTCAGGCTTATAGGTATCATTTAGAAGATAAGGTAAACAAACATTATGGAGTTCTATGATAGCAAATAATAAGCATGTAAACATGTAATGCAACTCtgaaaaaactaaatttagcATTTCTGGACCAAAGCAGGTGATAATTCAACCATGCAAATCTTCACCGGTTTGCACCTTATTCCTGATTTATTGACTGTATCCAACaatcaatgttttttttttgtcaaacaaAGTTCATTTCTTGGCCAAACAAGCAATCAAATCTACAACTGACAccatttataaatgaaaaagctCTCAGTAAAATCATTCTCTCTACAGGACACTGCACGAAAATCAACATTGCATTCACTAGATATAAGTACCTCTGAAAACTGatgaaattaatatgatatttGCATTCTTGCCCCGAGAAGGGGCAGAAAATTCTAGAAAAACTGAAGATTCAACAACAAAGCCAATATCATCCAACGCATAAACCACTTTGAAACCCGTTGTGAATTTATTCAAGTGATGAATCATGTTTGATTTCAAGCGAACATATTTACACATAAGAAAACGAGAAACAAAGTTAACATTTGACATCAACAACGGGTTCAATTTGAATCGGAAGCATCCTAAAAGCATATCAAAGTGTATCCTGTATCATGAACAGTCAGAGAAGCTTACAATATGATCAAAAGACCTGCAAAACAGGCCTCTTGCCAAGCCTCTTGATCTCTCTATCCATTTTCCCAGTAAGCATCAATCCAAACATCTTGAAATCACATAAAACCGACCAAAATGGATGCCCAAAAGTTGCAGGAACATTtccttcaacaaaaaaatggCTATACCATGCAAACCCGTAACCAAAGATTGgcacaaaaaccaaaaagcaCCAACTAAAAAATACAGATAatagcaaaaagaaaatacttaTGAGTGTGCCCACAAAGTGCCATCGCCTAGTAGAAGGTTTTGAGTGTTGGTTCACATAGAAAGCCCAAAATTCATCCAAACTCCTGAAATTCATAGCTTATAATACAAGCACTGCAAAATAAACccaattaaaaagttttgatttttttgaaaacCCTAGccaaaagttttgattttgaggttTTCTAGACAGCCCTggtggaaaaagaaaataaaaaattctatcTGGGTTTGTTTTGACTGGCAAAATAGACCGATGGGTTTAAGCCTGTgactcaaaaaataaaaaggagtgaaattctgaaattttcATCTGGGTTTGACTGTAATTTTGTGGCAAGAAAATTTGTGAACTGAATTATCAGTCTTCACCTAATGTAGGGAGTTGATAGGTTTTGATGTAATCTTAAATCTAACAGATCAAACACAACAAGATGAGTTGTGTTTTGTTTGAAGGGTGGATAGTTGCTGTCTCTGTGAAGAACAAATCAAAGTAGGCTTTGTGTCTCTCATGCAATGGTTACATAGACACATCATATGAGATGTTTGGTGTTTTCAAAAATCTGCtccattttaatattatatgcaATTTGTTACCcaacccctttttttttttaaaagagttgtcatttgttgaaatttttgaagttCGTTAATCGTTATCTTGATCATCTGAACAGAAATGGTATGATTGGGGCATAGCAGCAAGCCTTAatctttgtttgtttattttgtttcatttgtcTTCCTATATAAGCTTAAAGCTTTGAAGCCATATGCAGTGGCGGAATACTATTTTcgcaacaatttttttttaataaaaaatgatttctttgagtttttagtttattagAAACTCAATAATGAGTTTGATTTGTTTGTGATATAAAAATACACGTGAAATAATTATCCATTTTCTTGAAcctatattctttttttttttttttttgaaactgtTTAAGCATTAGGTTACTGTATTACACAAAGATATATACAACTGCTCTGACAGCAAgtcattacactgatatttataatcaaatatatatacatgagacttatattattatatttttattctatgaagtacatgcccatcCAAATACCCCTCACGGAGGAGGGATGTCTCTACTCCACAGAGATATATACAACTGCTATGACAGCAGGTCATTacactaatatttacaattagatatatatacatgagacttatattattatatttttattctatgaagAACATGCCCATCCAAATACCCCTCACGGAGGA
It contains:
- the LOC102610794 gene encoding uncharacterized protein LOC102610794, which codes for MNFRSLDEFWAFYVNQHSKPSTRRWHFVGTLISIFFLLLSVFFSWCFLVFVPIFGYGFAWYSHFFVEGNVPATFGHPFWSVLCDFKMFGLMLTGKMDREIKRLGKRPVLQVF